TTGCGACTTCGCATTGTTTTGTGAAGTGCATTTACCGTATTGTGAAAAACTTCGTCGACAGATTTCCCGATTGGTTGCGCAAGCGTTTTACGGATGGTCAACGTTTTCTGATCCTCTGCATTGCAGCGGGTGTTCTTTGTGGACTGGCAGCGGTCGCCTTTCATCTCTCGATTCACTATACCTTTGATATGGTCTGGGAGTGGGCCCGTCATCAAGGAAAGTGGTTCTGGTTTGTCATGCCGCTTGCTCCTGCAGTCGGCGGTCTAATCGTGGGCATTATTTTGGCAAAGCTGGCCCCCAATGCAGCAGGTAGCGGTATTCCGCAAACCAAGGCGGCATTTTATAATGACTTTGGTGTCATCAAGTTCCGGGAAGGTGTCTATCGATTTGTTCTTGGGACGATCTTTATTGGCTTTGGTAACTGCCTGGGTCGCGAGGGACCAACGGTTCATATGTGCGCCGCGATTGCTTCAAAGCTCGGCCAGCTCTTCGGTTTGGCCAAGGCCCGCATTCAAGCCATGGTGCCGATTGGTATGGGGGCTGGAATTGCAGCTGCCTTTAATGCACCGCTTTCCGCCATCACATTTGTTTTTGAAGAACTGCTTGATGATTTCAGCACAAAAGCGCTCGGCGGTTTGGTTGTGGCTGTTGTCATTGCTGCGGCAATATCACGAATTATTCTGGGTGAAGATCCCGTTCTAACGATTCACATCGGTGATGATATTACGACGGCTCCGTGGATGCTGGTTTCGATTCCTCTAGGCCTCGCATCAGCTTTTATTGGACATGTTTTTGTGGTCATTCTGTTAAGAGCCCGTGCGAAGTCTAAGGCCTTCAAGGGGGTTCCGGTCTGGTTGAAACCTGCTGCTGGAGGACTTGCCGTTGGTGTTATTGCAACGATTGCCTTTGCCTTGACCAGTTTGCTCGGCGAAGCACAGAACGGTGTTTTTAGTATTGGCTACAACAGCTTGTTAGTTGCTTTTGAAGGGCAGTTGGTTCTAGGAGTTCTGCTTATCCTCTTTGTCTTCAAGTTTGCCGCCACGCTCATCAGTTACTCAACAGGAGGCAGTGGCGGGCTTTTCTCTCCGACCTTGTTTCTTGGAGGTATGCTTGGCGGAATATTTGGTGTCGCCATGGTTTGGACTCACGAAAACTTTGGTGGTTTTATTTTGGAAGAACCGAACCAGGTTGTCGGTGGTTGCGTTCTCTTGGGAATGGGAGCTTTATTTGCCTCGATTGTGCGCTGCCCGTTTACTTCGTTGCTTATCATATTTGAGATGACCCGGAATTACTCGCTTATTCTACCGCTGATGGCGGGGAATATGATATCCTATTTTGTGTCAGCACAATTGCTCAAAGTCCCGCTTTATAATTCTCTATTGCTTCAGGATGGAATCAACCTGCGCAAGCTACCGGCTTATCAGGGGTTGCAGGATTATCGAAATCTGCCTGTCAGTACAATTATGACATATGATGTCATCACAGTTGATGGCACCTTGAGCTCGGCAGCAGTCTTGGAAAGGATCATCGATGGCAAACAACACCATGGTTATCCTGTCACGGATGCTGAAGGAGCGCTTTATGGCATGGTCATGCATCACGAGCTGGAGGAGTTCCGCGAGGCAGGTAACGAAGATTCGCTTATAACTATTCTGGCTCACCAGAAAGTCATTTCGACAAATCCCGACATGTCGATTCGTGCTGCTGCTAATCTCCTTATCCGCGAAGATGTCCTGCAAATTCCCGTGGTTAGCCCCAAGGACGAGAAGAAGCTACTAGGTATCCTGACTTTACATGATATCGCTCGCCAGCAAAATGCTGCCAATGAGCAAATGGGGCGCTAGCCCAAAGTCATCCATAGAAGGTAAGCTTTCCTGCCCAGGGTGTTGTCATGCATAGAGTGCTCACTCAGCATTGCGCACTCAGCGTTCAGCGTTCATAACTTGACTGTCAAAGAACGTTTACCGTCCGGTGATAAGCTCTCGTCGAGTGCAACCTCCAGCTTTTGTTCGTCTAATCGTTTAAGACTTGGGCGGTCCCACACTTGCGCACCTGGGCAAGCGTGGCTGATTTCTCGGAGCTATGAACAGCTCCTGCGACGACAGCCGAAAAACCACTCGTGGAAAAGTCTTCCTCACATTAACCTGGTCCTTGATTTAGATACTGAATCGAGTCCGACCCCGCCGAAGCAGAATCGCATGATGGAAAACCGTTAATCACCATTCGTGTTTTCGGACCAAGTCTTTAGGGCGGTTTGTATATTCGATGTGTGTTCATGCCACCGATTATAACACACCGAAAGAATCCGTCAATTGATCGGTTTGATACCTTTGATCTGTTTGATCATTTGGATCATTTAGTTCCCTTTGATCGTTTTGATATATTGGATTAAAGGAGTTGCTGAAATGAGTGAAGACAGCTGCAACAAAAAGCCTCCGCAAATAATGCGGAGGCCTTGTCGGGGTGAGCAAAGGAGATAAAGTATGTCTCCAGGAAATTCAGTGGGTGTTAGTCAACATAAAGGATCAACTCATAGTCGGCGAAAGTCGCCTGAGCGGTTGCGGAGCCACTGCTGACAAAGAGGCCGACTTGGATGTCGTTTGCGAGCCCGTTGAGTGTGACAACATCTGCCTCTACAAAAGTCGAACCATCGGAAGAGATCGCGACGCTTATGTGGTCACCTTGTCGTTCAAGCAGGACCCAGGCATTCGGATAATCATAAGTGTCTGCTAGTGTGTTCCAGTCCAGTATTTCCCCTGTGCTAAGCCGAGAGGCAGCTTGATAGGCATTGCCGGAGTTCGTGGCGATGGCCACGACTCTTGAATCTGCATCCAATGACTCGCGCAGTATCAAACCAGCCTGTGGTGTGCTGCCACCCGATAATGTGCGGACATTAACCAGCGCCTGGAAGTCACCACTGACAACCTCGATTTCGGAATAAACACTGTCAGCCGTTCCTGCCAAACCGGCCGCTGAACCATTGACTTCCCATTCACCATTTTGCAGTATTCTGCTATAGCCGGATGCCGCCACGCCAATCGGGTTGGTCGTTAACCCGCCCGAAGTAAGGTCGTTGGCGATTGAGGTATCAAGAGGAGCTGCAGCTGAAACAGCCTGACTGCTCACAGTTCCAGCCAATTCCAGCGTATTGATGAAAACGAACCCAGTGCTGTCGGAAGCGTGCAAGCCAAGAACAATGGTGCCATTTGAATCAGGCTGAATGCCATTGAAAGTAATCGTCTGGTTGGTGTTGTTTTCGGCATCCAGTGTTAAGGTGGTCGTTCCGATTGTATATTCGCCCACGGCATCCGTTGAATTCGCTGATGCGAAAATCGTAATGTCATAAGTAGATTGTGCATCCAGATTTTCCAGAGTCAGCTCCGCCAGATTGCCAATGTTAGTGAAGAATGAATCGTAAGTCGCATTGTCAGGGTGGAGCCCTGTGTTCTGTGCTCCAGTTGTATTACGGCCTTTGAAATCATCTGTTACGCGGATGCCGATGCCGGTTGCATTTCCATCTGTGTCGATGGCATCTGTCACACCGTCATTCACTCCAAAGTAGCGAACCAGATTCCAGTTGCCAGTTGAGGGTGTTGCTTGACTGCCAAAGTCAAAGAGGACTTGTTGTGTGGCTGGAGGGGGAGGGGGCGGAGCCAGCTGTGTCAGCTCAACAACATTGAGGAACACTCTTCCAGCTTCACCTGAGGAGATACAGTGTAACGCTATCTTGCCGGAGCTGTCCGGAGCGATATTGGTAAAGGTGACCGTGTTGTTTGCATTGTCAGCGGCATCGAGTGTCAATGTTGTAGAACCAACAGTATAAGCACCGACTCCGGAATTGTTTGCATCAAACGCCGCCGATGCAAATACCGTGATGTTATAATTTAATGAAGGATTGAGACCTTCGAAAGTTACTTCACCGGCTTTATTGAGATTTGTATGGAATGAATCATTCGTCGCCTGATCTGGGTATAGGTTTGTTCCAACGGACCCGGTTGTGTCACGACCCCTAAAGTCATCCGTGATGCGCAAGTCAAACGGCGTTGGGTTGCCATTTATATCCGTTGCATCCAATACCGTTTCATCAAATCCGGAATAGCGAACCAGGTTCCAGTTCCCGCTGGATGGAAGGCTTTGCGTTCCGAAATCATATCGCACCGTTAACTGTTCTGGTGGTGGTTGATTGTTGACGGTGATGGTTACTGAGTCGGAACTGTTTAATTCTCCATCACTTGCAGACAACTGAAGCACATAGGAGCCTTCGACGGAGAAGGTTGCCGTTGTTACTGCCATATTAGCGTCTCCAAAAGTGACCATGCCGGGACCGCTGATGGTACTCCACGTTGTTGTCAGTGTGGAGTTGTCCGGTAAACCATCATCCGAGACAGTGCCGTTAAGCGAGGCTCCATTGGCAAGCAGAACGGTTTGGTCTACGCCTGCATCGACAACGGGCGCGGTGTTGACGGGTTGTTCGGTCACGGTAATCGTCACTGAATCGGAACTGCTCAGCACACCGTCGGTTGCGGTTAATTCCAGCTCATACGTGCCAGTTGCCGGGAAGGTCACTGTCGTATCGACAGCGTTGGCATCTGCGAAAGTCACCGTTCCTGGGCCGCTAATTTGAGTCCATGTCGATGTGGGAGTCGGGTCTCCAGGTGCCAGTCCGTCGTC
The Rubellicoccus peritrichatus DNA segment above includes these coding regions:
- a CDS encoding chloride channel protein yields the protein MKNFVDRFPDWLRKRFTDGQRFLILCIAAGVLCGLAAVAFHLSIHYTFDMVWEWARHQGKWFWFVMPLAPAVGGLIVGIILAKLAPNAAGSGIPQTKAAFYNDFGVIKFREGVYRFVLGTIFIGFGNCLGREGPTVHMCAAIASKLGQLFGLAKARIQAMVPIGMGAGIAAAFNAPLSAITFVFEELLDDFSTKALGGLVVAVVIAAAISRIILGEDPVLTIHIGDDITTAPWMLVSIPLGLASAFIGHVFVVILLRARAKSKAFKGVPVWLKPAAGGLAVGVIATIAFALTSLLGEAQNGVFSIGYNSLLVAFEGQLVLGVLLILFVFKFAATLISYSTGGSGGLFSPTLFLGGMLGGIFGVAMVWTHENFGGFILEEPNQVVGGCVLLGMGALFASIVRCPFTSLLIIFEMTRNYSLILPLMAGNMISYFVSAQLLKVPLYNSLLLQDGINLRKLPAYQGLQDYRNLPVSTIMTYDVITVDGTLSSAAVLERIIDGKQHHGYPVTDAEGALYGMVMHHELEEFREAGNEDSLITILAHQKVISTNPDMSIRAAANLLIREDVLQIPVVSPKDEKKLLGILTLHDIARQQNAANEQMGR